Proteins encoded by one window of Acetivibrio thermocellus ATCC 27405:
- a CDS encoding phenylacetate--CoA ligase family protein, translating into MSMRRYWNEEIETMSRKDLEDYQFRLLSEHLALAYEKSQYYRQSFDEAGVKPSDFKKLSDISKFPFVNKHIERERQQKKPLLGDMTAVAEEEVVFVSASSGSTGVPTLSPFTKKDFEEFQDVQSRLFWAAGMRPNDRYVHALNFTLFVGGPDVIGAQNLGALCIWAGAIPSDRLLFILKEFQPTVIWTTPSYAWYLGETAKKQGIDPAKDLSINKIIVAGEPGGSIDATRQAIEELWDAKVYDFYGISDIFGACAGMCSERNGLHLVEDHILVEVINPDTLEPVAEGERGELVFTTLRKTARPMIRFRTGDIGTVNREKCACGRTHARINITGRLDDMLIVSGVNVFPSDIEYVVRNMEELSGEYRITAITENFTTKFKLEVERALGNQEPKEVLAEKVSARIKARLGVRPREVIVLENGELPRATHKAKRLIDERNGGF; encoded by the coding sequence GTGAGTATGAGAAGATATTGGAATGAAGAAATAGAGACCATGTCAAGAAAGGACCTGGAGGATTATCAGTTTAGGCTTTTATCGGAGCATCTTGCGCTGGCATACGAAAAATCTCAATATTACAGACAGTCTTTTGACGAGGCGGGGGTAAAACCGTCGGATTTTAAAAAGCTTTCTGACATTAGCAAATTTCCTTTTGTGAACAAACATATAGAGCGGGAAAGACAGCAAAAAAAGCCTTTGCTTGGCGACATGACGGCTGTGGCCGAGGAGGAAGTGGTGTTTGTATCCGCTTCCAGCGGCTCAACGGGAGTTCCTACGCTAAGTCCCTTTACAAAGAAGGATTTTGAAGAATTTCAGGATGTTCAAAGCAGGTTGTTTTGGGCGGCAGGAATGAGACCCAACGACCGTTATGTTCATGCCCTCAATTTCACATTATTTGTGGGAGGTCCGGACGTTATAGGCGCTCAAAATCTAGGGGCTTTGTGCATTTGGGCAGGAGCCATTCCTTCCGACAGGCTGCTCTTTATCCTTAAAGAGTTTCAGCCTACCGTTATATGGACGACACCTTCCTATGCATGGTACCTGGGGGAAACTGCGAAAAAACAGGGAATTGACCCTGCAAAGGACCTTTCCATCAACAAAATCATTGTGGCAGGAGAGCCGGGAGGCTCTATTGATGCCACAAGGCAAGCCATTGAGGAGCTTTGGGATGCAAAAGTCTACGATTTCTACGGAATTTCGGACATTTTCGGAGCATGCGCGGGAATGTGCAGCGAGAGAAACGGTCTTCATTTGGTGGAGGACCATATTCTGGTTGAAGTAATCAATCCCGATACTTTAGAGCCGGTTGCGGAAGGAGAAAGAGGGGAACTGGTATTTACCACTTTAAGAAAAACTGCAAGGCCGATGATTCGATTCCGGACGGGAGATATCGGCACGGTAAACAGGGAGAAATGCGCCTGCGGACGTACCCATGCCCGCATAAACATTACAGGGCGCCTGGATGATATGCTGATTGTATCTGGAGTAAATGTGTTCCCCAGTGATATTGAGTATGTTGTACGCAACATGGAAGAACTTTCGGGAGAATACAGGATTACTGCCATAACAGAAAACTTTACCACAAAATTTAAGCTTGAAGTGGAGAGGGCGCTCGGAAACCAGGAGCCCAAAGAAGTGCTTGCAGAGAAAGTATCAGCCAGAATAAAGGCGCGCTTAGGTGTCAGGCCAAGAGAAGTCATTGTTCTGGAGAACGGTGAACTTCCCAGGGCCACCCACAAAGCAAAAAGGTTGATTGATGAGAGAAACGGGGGATTTTAA
- a CDS encoding pyridoxal phosphate-dependent aminotransferase, translating into MPKLSSKIEGFTDSVIRRMTRIANSYGAINLSQGFPDFDPPVELKNALSRVASGSIHQYAVTWGAKNFRESLAKKQSRFMGIPIDPETQIVVTCGSTEAMMAAMMTVCNPGDKVVVFSPFYENYAADAILSGAEPIYVHLRPPGFNFDVDELEEAFKQRPKALILCNPSNPSGKVFTLEELKTIAYFAEKYDTFVITDEVYEHIVYPPHHHIYFASLPGMFERTISCSSLSKTYSITGWRLGYLIAPSYIVDGARKVHDFLTVGAAAPLQEAAVVALNFGDDYYENLKRIYTEKRDFFLDGLDRLGLAYTVPQGAYYVMVDISEFGAKSDLEFCEWMAREVGVAAVPGSSFFRDNVNHLIRFHFAKKKETLAEAVKRLEKLKDKARERWR; encoded by the coding sequence ATGCCAAAGTTAAGTAGCAAAATTGAGGGATTTACCGATTCGGTCATAAGAAGAATGACCCGTATTGCCAACAGCTATGGAGCAATAAACCTTTCCCAGGGATTTCCGGATTTTGATCCTCCTGTTGAATTAAAAAATGCTTTAAGCAGAGTGGCATCCGGAAGCATACATCAATATGCAGTAACATGGGGTGCTAAAAATTTCAGAGAGTCACTGGCAAAAAAACAGTCCAGGTTTATGGGAATACCCATTGATCCCGAGACGCAAATCGTGGTGACCTGCGGCAGTACCGAAGCCATGATGGCGGCCATGATGACGGTTTGCAATCCGGGGGACAAAGTGGTGGTCTTTTCCCCGTTTTATGAAAATTACGCCGCAGATGCCATACTTTCGGGGGCAGAGCCTATATATGTGCATTTACGACCACCTGGATTCAATTTTGATGTGGATGAATTGGAAGAAGCTTTTAAACAGAGGCCCAAAGCGTTGATTTTATGCAATCCGTCAAATCCCTCGGGAAAGGTATTTACCTTGGAGGAACTGAAGACCATAGCTTATTTTGCAGAAAAATATGATACGTTTGTGATTACCGACGAGGTTTATGAGCATATTGTGTATCCCCCTCATCATCATATATATTTTGCATCCCTTCCCGGGATGTTTGAAAGAACCATATCCTGCAGTTCCCTGTCAAAAACTTATTCCATCACCGGATGGAGACTGGGGTATTTGATTGCACCCTCTTACATTGTTGACGGGGCCAGGAAGGTTCATGACTTTCTGACAGTGGGCGCTGCCGCACCGTTGCAGGAAGCGGCAGTGGTTGCCCTGAATTTCGGGGATGATTATTATGAGAACTTAAAAAGAATTTATACAGAGAAAAGGGATTTTTTTCTGGATGGTTTGGATAGGCTGGGGCTTGCGTATACCGTACCGCAAGGGGCCTATTATGTAATGGTGGACATTTCGGAGTTTGGAGCAAAAAGCGACTTGGAATTTTGTGAGTGGATGGCGAGGGAAGTGGGCGTTGCAGCGGTTCCCGGCTCAAGCTTTTTCAGAGATAATGTAAATCATCTGATTCGCTTCCACTTTGCAAAAAAGAAAGAAACTCTGGCTGAAGCTGTAAAGAGACTTGAAAAGCTTAAAGACAAAGCAAGGGAGCGATGGAGATGA
- a CDS encoding 2-oxoacid:acceptor oxidoreductase family protein, with protein sequence MTEIRWHGRGGQGSFTASKLLGVSVALYGGKYALAFPSFGPERRGAPVLAFTRIDGKKIYDRSEIRKCDFIVVLDETLFSESFFDDLKENGRIIVNSADKEFYAKYDSKRITVVDASSVALEILGKPITNTAMLGALVAVSDIVDLEAVEKGMAVFLKGELLKKNIEVVQRTFLQCREAVS encoded by the coding sequence ATGACAGAAATAAGATGGCATGGAAGAGGAGGACAGGGAAGCTTTACCGCTTCAAAACTTCTTGGGGTGTCAGTTGCTTTATATGGCGGAAAGTATGCCCTTGCCTTTCCCTCCTTTGGGCCTGAGCGAAGAGGCGCCCCTGTCCTGGCTTTTACCAGGATTGACGGTAAGAAGATTTACGACCGCAGCGAAATCAGAAAATGTGATTTTATTGTGGTTTTGGATGAAACCCTTTTTAGTGAAAGCTTTTTTGATGATTTGAAGGAAAATGGAAGAATCATTGTAAATTCGGCCGACAAAGAGTTTTACGCAAAATATGATTCAAAGAGGATAACTGTGGTGGATGCGTCCTCTGTTGCTCTGGAAATCTTAGGCAAACCTATAACAAATACCGCCATGCTTGGCGCCCTGGTTGCAGTGTCGGATATTGTTGACTTGGAAGCAGTAGAAAAAGGAATGGCAGTTTTTCTGAAAGGGGAGCTTCTTAAGAAAAATATTGAAGTGGTTCAAAGAACCTTCCTTCAATGCAGGGAGGCGGTGTCATGA
- a CDS encoding 4Fe-4S dicluster domain-containing protein gives MNRPELREYVKPKHIKDYPVGPCYTAGYLVTENSGWRTEKPVVENAGCIGCFYCYLCCPEGVIFKKGKAVDIDYAFCKGCGICARVCPKKAIKMVREEKNHGR, from the coding sequence ATGAACAGGCCCGAACTTAGAGAGTATGTTAAACCAAAGCATATTAAAGATTATCCTGTGGGTCCCTGCTATACGGCAGGGTATCTTGTAACCGAAAATTCAGGTTGGAGAACGGAAAAGCCCGTTGTGGAAAATGCCGGGTGTATCGGTTGCTTTTACTGCTATCTTTGCTGCCCGGAAGGAGTAATATTCAAAAAGGGGAAGGCAGTGGATATTGACTATGCCTTTTGCAAGGGGTGCGGCATATGTGCCAGGGTTTGCCCCAAAAAAGCAATAAAAATGGTAAGAGAGGAGAAAAACCATGGGAGATAA
- a CDS encoding transketolase C-terminal domain-containing protein has product MGDKAFLSGNEAVAEGVRLASPHVIAAYPITPQTVVVERLAEMVEDGRLKAEFLHVESEHSALSACMGAASIGARTFTATSSQGLLYMAECLHYASGGRFPIVMMNANRSLALPWSIYGDHRDSLSQLDCGWIQIYVEDAQESLDMVIQAYKIAENPKVLTPVMINLDGFVLTHTYEPVDIPLKEEVDKFLPPFETPYKMDLKNPKNMGFSSSPSDNTEFKYLQHKAILDAKEVIKEVDSSFKKAFGRNYGGLVDAYLCEDAEFIMISLGSTTGTCRAVVDELRREGFKAGVLKIRFMRPFPEEEIVEITKNAKAVGVIDRDISFGYEGTVFTNVNSALLKAGVDVKSVNFIAGLGGRDISKESIREAFHDLREVALGTLKKWFKFLSLGVSIDE; this is encoded by the coding sequence ATGGGAGATAAAGCGTTTCTTTCGGGAAATGAAGCAGTGGCGGAAGGAGTGCGGCTTGCAAGTCCCCATGTGATTGCCGCTTATCCGATTACTCCCCAGACGGTTGTGGTGGAGCGGTTGGCGGAAATGGTGGAGGACGGAAGGCTTAAAGCGGAATTCCTTCATGTGGAGTCCGAACATTCGGCCCTGTCTGCATGCATGGGAGCCGCCAGTATTGGGGCAAGAACTTTTACGGCAACTTCATCCCAGGGGCTTTTGTATATGGCTGAATGCCTTCATTATGCCAGCGGAGGGAGATTCCCCATTGTAATGATGAATGCCAACCGTTCCCTTGCGCTACCGTGGAGTATATACGGCGATCACAGGGATTCCTTGTCGCAGCTGGACTGCGGCTGGATACAGATATATGTGGAGGACGCCCAGGAAAGCCTGGATATGGTGATTCAGGCTTATAAAATAGCGGAAAATCCAAAGGTGCTTACACCGGTCATGATAAATCTCGACGGATTTGTGCTTACCCACACTTATGAGCCGGTGGATATTCCTTTGAAAGAAGAAGTGGATAAGTTTCTGCCGCCTTTTGAAACCCCATACAAAATGGATTTGAAAAATCCCAAGAACATGGGTTTTAGTTCTTCGCCTTCAGACAACACGGAGTTCAAATACCTGCAGCACAAGGCCATATTGGATGCGAAAGAGGTAATAAAAGAAGTGGACAGTTCCTTCAAAAAAGCTTTCGGAAGAAACTATGGAGGTCTTGTTGACGCATACTTGTGCGAGGACGCGGAGTTTATCATGATAAGCCTTGGCAGCACCACAGGAACGTGCAGAGCGGTGGTGGATGAGCTAAGGCGGGAAGGATTTAAAGCAGGAGTGCTGAAAATACGTTTCATGCGGCCGTTTCCTGAAGAGGAAATAGTAGAAATTACTAAGAATGCAAAGGCTGTGGGAGTGATAGACAGGGATATATCTTTTGGATATGAGGGAACGGTCTTTACCAATGTCAACTCCGCTCTTTTAAAGGCAGGGGTGGATGTGAAGAGCGTAAACTTTATAGCCGGGCTTGGAGGACGGGATATTTCCAAAGAAAGCATACGGGAGGCATTCCATGATTTGAGGGAAGTTGCTCTGGGCACTTTAAAGAAGTGGTTTAAGTTTTTGAGTCTGGGGGTATCTATAGATGAGTAA
- a CDS encoding thiamine pyrophosphate-dependent enzyme — translation MSNTIGIVNARNITDKEFFYGHKACAGCGGSIVVRLVLKVLGERTFTVIPAGCMSAVGFVYPQLCFATNAIISTFAGTASMLSGIAAGAKALGLKDYHVVGIAGDGGTADIGIQALSGAIDRRDKIIYVCYDNEAYMNTGIQKSGLTPYGARTTTTPAGENIPGTVTQKKNMFEIVAAHGIDYAATASIGYIQDFMNKIQKASKVNGTSYIHVFAPCPTGWGIPSDSAVDIAKEAVDCGLWYLAEYENNEFTLNKNPKEFTPVEEYLKKQSRFKHLKKEDIDRIIEARDKKWKLIRSRWNC, via the coding sequence ATGAGTAATACGATAGGAATTGTAAATGCCCGAAATATCACCGACAAGGAGTTTTTTTACGGACACAAGGCATGTGCGGGCTGCGGCGGAAGCATTGTGGTAAGACTTGTTTTAAAGGTGCTGGGAGAAAGGACGTTTACAGTAATTCCGGCAGGCTGCATGTCCGCGGTAGGTTTTGTTTACCCTCAGCTTTGTTTTGCAACCAATGCAATTATTTCAACCTTTGCAGGAACTGCCTCCATGCTTTCGGGCATTGCGGCGGGAGCAAAAGCGTTGGGGCTTAAGGACTATCACGTTGTGGGAATCGCAGGCGACGGCGGGACTGCGGACATAGGTATTCAGGCTTTGTCGGGAGCCATAGACAGAAGGGATAAAATTATCTATGTCTGCTACGACAATGAAGCCTACATGAACACGGGAATACAGAAAAGCGGCCTTACACCTTATGGGGCAAGGACTACAACTACTCCGGCGGGGGAAAATATTCCCGGGACCGTGACGCAGAAGAAGAACATGTTTGAGATTGTGGCAGCTCACGGTATTGATTATGCCGCAACTGCAAGCATAGGCTATATTCAGGATTTTATGAACAAAATTCAAAAGGCTTCAAAAGTGAACGGGACTTCTTATATCCATGTTTTTGCCCCTTGTCCCACCGGGTGGGGAATTCCTTCCGACAGTGCCGTTGACATAGCCAAAGAAGCGGTGGATTGCGGCCTTTGGTATCTTGCTGAGTATGAGAATAATGAGTTTACTTTAAATAAAAACCCTAAAGAATTTACGCCGGTGGAGGAATACCTGAAAAAACAGTCCCGGTTTAAACATCTCAAAAAAGAGGACATAGACCGGATAATTGAAGCCAGGGATAAAAAGTGGAAACTGATACGCAGTAGATGGAACTGCTGA
- a CDS encoding RidA family protein, whose protein sequence is MYIEVVKTNKAPEAIGPYSQAIVTGSFVYTSGQIPINPQTGEVVDGGIEEQAKQVLENLKNVLEAAGSSLNKVVKTTVFIKDMDSFAKVNEVYAKYFSEPYPARSCVEVSKLPKGVLIEIEAVAIK, encoded by the coding sequence ATGTACATTGAGGTCGTAAAAACCAATAAAGCTCCTGAAGCAATCGGTCCGTATTCGCAGGCGATTGTTACAGGTTCGTTTGTCTACACATCGGGGCAAATACCCATAAATCCCCAAACGGGAGAAGTGGTTGACGGAGGAATCGAAGAACAGGCAAAGCAGGTGCTTGAAAATCTGAAAAACGTTTTGGAAGCGGCAGGAAGCAGCTTGAACAAGGTGGTAAAGACCACTGTGTTCATAAAGGATATGGACAGCTTTGCAAAAGTAAACGAAGTATATGCCAAATATTTTTCCGAGCCTTATCCCGCAAGGTCATGCGTTGAAGTGTCAAAGCTTCCGAAAGGAGTATTAATAGAAATTGAAGCGGTTGCAATAAAATAA
- a CDS encoding trans-sulfuration enzyme family protein, translated as MMKVGNVSNYSISTKVVHGSKCYDPHTGAVSFPIYQSATFRHPALYQTTGYDYSRLQNPTREELENTIANIENGKFGFAFSSGMAAVSTILSLFSPKDHIIVSDDLYGGTYRLFEEIYKKYGLEFSYVNTSRIQDIEEAVKENTKAFFIETPTNPMMKVADLKTISRFAKDRKILLIVDNTFLTPYFQRPLELGADIVVHSGTKYLGGHNDTLAGLVVVNDEELAERIKLIQKSEGAVLSPFDSWLILRGIKTLGVRLEKQQENAMKIAKWLCTHKNVTKVNYVGLPDHEGYEISKSQASGFGAMISFNVKDVQTVEKVLSKVQLVMFAESLGGVESLITYPAVQTHAAIPEEMRNRIGVTDTLLRLSVGIEDADDIIADLEQALE; from the coding sequence ATGATGAAAGTTGGGAATGTGTCAAACTATAGTATAAGTACAAAAGTGGTACATGGTTCAAAGTGTTATGACCCGCATACCGGGGCGGTAAGTTTCCCCATATATCAAAGTGCTACTTTCAGACATCCGGCGCTCTATCAGACAACGGGTTATGATTATTCACGCTTGCAGAATCCGACAAGGGAAGAACTTGAAAACACCATTGCAAATATCGAAAACGGGAAGTTTGGATTTGCCTTTTCCAGCGGCATGGCGGCAGTATCCACCATACTGTCTCTTTTTTCACCCAAAGACCATATCATTGTTTCCGATGACCTTTATGGTGGTACTTACAGACTGTTTGAGGAAATATACAAAAAATACGGTTTGGAATTTTCCTATGTCAACACAAGCAGGATTCAGGACATAGAAGAAGCTGTGAAAGAGAACACAAAGGCGTTTTTTATTGAGACCCCCACAAACCCGATGATGAAGGTGGCCGATTTAAAGACGATATCGCGGTTTGCAAAAGACAGGAAAATACTTTTGATTGTGGACAATACTTTTCTTACACCGTATTTTCAGAGGCCCTTGGAGCTGGGGGCGGATATTGTGGTTCACAGCGGAACGAAATATCTCGGGGGACATAACGATACTTTGGCGGGTCTTGTTGTAGTTAATGATGAAGAGCTTGCCGAAAGGATAAAACTTATTCAAAAATCGGAAGGGGCCGTACTGTCTCCTTTTGACAGCTGGCTGATTTTAAGAGGTATAAAGACGCTGGGGGTACGCCTTGAAAAGCAGCAGGAAAATGCCATGAAAATTGCAAAATGGCTTTGTACCCATAAAAATGTCACAAAGGTCAACTATGTGGGATTGCCCGACCATGAAGGCTATGAAATTTCGAAATCCCAGGCTTCCGGTTTTGGAGCCATGATTTCCTTTAACGTAAAAGACGTTCAGACTGTGGAAAAGGTTTTAAGCAAGGTGCAGCTTGTAATGTTTGCTGAGAGCCTCGGCGGTGTGGAAAGCTTGATTACCTATCCTGCCGTTCAGACCCATGCTGCCATACCGGAAGAAATGAGAAATAGAATCGGGGTTACCGATACGCTTTTAAGGCTTTCGGTGGGAATTGAGGATGCAGACGATATAATTGCCGACCTTGAGCAGGCCTTGGAATAG
- a CDS encoding MalY/PatB family protein: protein MSSIFDEVVNRRNTDSLKWDSCRQRFGKADILPMWVADMDFKSPSIITEAIIRRAQHGIFGYTEASERLSAALAGWVKKRHNWQIDERWISYSPGVVTSVNTAILAYTNPGDKVLMQTPIYYPFYSSILDNERELVTNSLRDNNRHYEIDFEDLEKKLSDNVKMMIFCSPHNPIGRVWKIDELKEVLRLCKKYNVILVSDEIHSDLVFKGHKHIPVGLPAAESDFENFIVLVSPTKTFNIAGLSVSASIIPDAGLRRKFRATLSKNGANMLNIFGLVAAEAAYSSCEKWLDELLLYLEENLNTLEEYFKNNIPQIKVIRPEATYLAWLDCNGLLVPAEELKSFFVNKAGVGLNDGVTFGKEGLGFQRLNFACPRTVLLEGLSRIKKAVDELSN from the coding sequence ATGAGCAGCATATTTGACGAAGTTGTAAACAGAAGAAATACCGACAGTCTCAAATGGGACTCTTGCAGGCAGAGATTCGGCAAAGCAGACATTCTTCCAATGTGGGTTGCCGATATGGATTTTAAATCACCCTCTATTATTACAGAGGCCATAATACGGAGAGCTCAGCATGGGATATTCGGTTATACCGAAGCGTCGGAAAGGTTGTCAGCGGCTTTGGCCGGTTGGGTGAAAAAAAGACACAACTGGCAGATAGACGAGAGGTGGATTTCTTACAGTCCGGGCGTTGTTACTTCGGTAAACACCGCAATACTTGCATATACGAATCCAGGGGACAAGGTTTTAATGCAGACTCCCATATACTACCCTTTTTATTCCAGTATTCTGGATAATGAGAGGGAGCTGGTGACAAATTCCCTAAGGGATAATAACCGACATTATGAAATTGATTTTGAAGACCTTGAAAAGAAGCTTTCCGACAATGTGAAAATGATGATTTTCTGCAGTCCCCACAATCCGATAGGCAGGGTTTGGAAGATTGATGAACTCAAAGAGGTATTGAGGCTTTGCAAAAAATACAATGTAATTCTTGTTTCGGACGAAATTCATTCGGATTTGGTGTTTAAGGGACACAAACATATTCCGGTTGGGTTGCCGGCTGCGGAAAGCGATTTTGAAAACTTTATTGTGCTGGTGTCGCCGACGAAAACCTTCAATATTGCGGGACTTTCGGTGTCTGCCTCAATAATACCTGATGCGGGGCTAAGGAGAAAATTCAGAGCAACTTTAAGCAAAAACGGAGCCAACATGCTGAACATATTCGGGCTTGTGGCGGCCGAGGCTGCTTATTCAAGCTGTGAAAAATGGCTGGATGAACTGCTTTTGTATCTTGAAGAAAATCTAAATACTCTGGAAGAGTATTTTAAGAACAATATCCCTCAAATAAAAGTGATAAGGCCGGAGGCGACGTATCTGGCATGGCTTGACTGCAACGGGCTTCTGGTTCCGGCGGAAGAGCTGAAGAGCTTTTTTGTCAACAAAGCGGGCGTGGGATTAAATGACGGGGTGACCTTCGGCAAAGAGGGCCTTGGTTTTCAGAGACTCAATTTCGCCTGCCCGAGAACGGTTTTACTGGAAGGACTTTCAAGAATCAAAAAAGCTGTAGATGAGCTTTCCAATTAG